The Streptomyces sp. cg36 genomic interval TCCACGCCGTCGGGATAGCGCTCCAGGGTGGTCGGCCGGTCGCGCAGGGCGCGGGCGATCCCGTCGGCGACGGCCAGGTAGTACGCGGCCACGTCCAGCTTGGTGTAGCCGCGCTCCGGAAAGTACACCTTGTGCGGGTTGGAGAGCCGGACGGTCCGTCCGGCCACCTCCAGCTCGACGGCCTCGCCCTTGCTGGTGCCCATGCAGGCCACGGTAGGCGGGCGCCGCAAATGGCGCATATCGGCCCGTACCGGTGAGAATCCAAGACATGGATCTGCCGGTGATGCCACCCCTGAAACCGATGCTCGCCAAGTCCGTCGCCAAGATCCCGCCCGGGATGCAGTACGAGGCGAAGTGGGACGGGTTCCGGGCGATCGTGCACCGCGACGGCGCCGAGATCGTCATCGGCAGCCGCAACGGCAAGCCGCTGACCCGCTACTTCCCCGAGCTGGCCGGGGCGCTCGCCGAGCGGCTGCCGCCGCGCTGCGTGCTGGACGGCGAGATCGTGATCGTGCACGGGGGCCGCCTCGACTTCGACCGGCTCACCGAGCGCATCCACCCGGCCGCCTCCCGGGTGAGACTGCTCGCCGAGCAGACCCCGGCCAGCTTCGTCGCCTTCGACCTGCTGGCCCTGGCGGACGCGTCGCTGCTCGACACCCCGCTGGCCGAGCGCCGGGCGGCCCTGGCCCGGGTGCTGGCGGGCGTGACGCCCCCGGTGCACCTGGCCCCGGCCACCACGGACATCGAGGAGGCCCGGGAGTGGTTCGACCGCTACGAGGGCGCCGGGCTCGACGGGGTGGTGGCCAAGCCCCTGGACCTGCGCTACCGGCCCGACGCCCGGCTGATGTACAAGATCAAGCACGAGCGCACGGCCGACGCCGTGGTCGCGGGCTACCGCTTCCACAAGAGCGGGCCGGTGATCGGATCGCTGCTCCTCGGTCTGTACGACGACACGGGCGCCCTCCAGCACGTGGGCGTCTGCGCGGCCTTCCCGATGAAGCGCCGGGCCGAGCTCGTGGAGGAGCTGGCGCCGCTCCTGATGGACGACCCCGTCGGCGGCGGGCACCCGTGGGCCGCCTGGCTGGAGGCCGCCGCCCACGAGGGTGCCCGGCTGCCGGGCGCGCAGAGCCGCTGGACCGGCAAGAAGGACCTGTCCTGGGTGGCGCTGCGCCCGGAGCGGGTGTGCGAGGTGGCGTACGACCACATGGAGGGCGACCGCTTCCGGCACACCGCCCAGTTCCGCCGCTGGCGCCCGGACCGCGACCCCGGCGGCTGTACGTACGCCCAGCTGGAGGAGCCGGTCGGCTACGACCTGTCCGAGGTCCTGTCCGGCGGCTGACCGGGGCACGGGAGGCGCGCGGACCGGAGTGCCGGGAGGCGGTCGGACCGGGGTGCGGGAGGCGCGTGGGCCGGCCCTCAGCCGTCGCGGCGGGCGATCACCCGGTACGCGTTGGCGAACCGCCCGCGCCGCACCAGCGGGTTCAGCAGCCGGTCCAGCCCGTACACCGCCAGCAGGAACGGCAGCGCCGCCCAGACCAGCGCCACCCGGGCGGCCCGCGCGCCGCGCCCCGGGCGGCCGGCGCGCCAGGGCGCGTCGTCGCGCGGCAGCAGCCGGTCGAACAGGAACCAGGCCGCGCAGACCAGGTCCGCCGGGATGTGGGCGTCCCGCCGCTCGGCCACCACCACCGTGAAGCCGAGGCTGCGCAGCCGCCGGCACAGGTTGCGCCTCGGGATCATGTTCAGGTGCTGCGGCTGGAACCAGGGCAGCCAGTACCGGCCGAGCAGCCGTCCCGAGAGCGACTCGGGGTCCGGGACCTCGATCAGCAGGTGCCCGCCGGGCGCCAACGCGGCGTGGGCGGCGACGAGTTCGCCGTGCGGGTCGGGGGTGTGCTCCAGGTAGTGGAACATGCTGACCACGTCGTAGCGGCCCGCCATGCCCTGTGCGAGCTCGGTGAACAGACCCCGGTACGCCTGCTCGATCCGGCCCTCCTTGGCCGCGAGCTCGACGCCCTCCCCCAGGTCCAGGCCGTCGAACGCGGTGTCCGGCAGCTCTTCGCGGGCGGTGGCGCAGAAGTGGCCGAGCGAGGTGCCGACGTCCAGCCAGCGCCGTGGCCGCGCCAGGCGCCGCAGCGCACGGGCGCTGGCCCGGAACCGCTTCCGGCTGCCGCTTCCCTCGAACATCTTGGCCGTCGTCTCGGCGCCGAGGCCGTCGTAGAAGTCCCGGTAGTAGAAGTCCAGGCCGTCCTGGCTCAGCCGGGGGTTCTGGAAGACGTGGCCGCAACCGGTGCACTCGTCCAGGACGAACTCCCCCGGCTTGCCCTGGATGAGGTCCGTGGTGCGCAGCTTGCGCCGCAGCCCCGGGCCCAGGCACCAGGGGCAGTCGGTGCGCGGCGGCAGGAAGAACCGTCCGGTGCCCCGGGCCAGCTCCTCCCGGTAGGCCGGGCGGAGCTCGGCGATCCGTTCACTGTCCGGCATGAGCGTGCCCTTCGGTCGGGGGTAGGGGGGTCATGGCGCCGGTCCGGGCGGCCGGTCCGGGCGCGGCGGCGAGCTCTTCCAGATGGGCGGCGGCGGCCGACTCGCCCCCGGCGGCGCGGAAGGCGTCCCGGATCCGGCGGGCCGCGTCCCGGTAGGCCGGGTCGGTCACCACCGCGTCCAGGGCGGCGCCGATCCGCTCCCGGCCCGCCCGCGCGAACTTGACCCGGACCCCGGCCCCGGCGCCCACCACCTGGGCCGCCACGACCGGCTGGTCGTCCCGGATCGGCGCCACCACCAGCGGCACCCCGTGCCAGAGCGACTCGGTGACGGTGTTGTGCCCGGCGTGGCACACCACCGCCGCCATCCGCTCCAGCAGGGCGACCTGCGGCAGCGACGGCCGCACCAGGACGTCGGGCCCGGGGGCGACGGCCCCGAGCAGCCCGCCCGGGTCGCACACCACCGCCCGCAGCCGCCCGGCCCTGGCCCGTACGGCCGCCACGCTCTCGGCGAGGAACCGGGCGCCCGCGTCCGCGTTGGCGGTGCCCAGGGTGATCAGCACCGGTGCCGTGCCGGGCGCCAGGTCCAGCCACCGCCAGGGGAAGTCCCCGGCGGGGGCCCGCCGGCCGGCCAGCGCGGGTCCGACGAACCGCAGTACGGTCCCCGGGGTCAGACACGGGCCGGTCAGCTCGGGGGTGGTGAAGGCGAGGGTGAGCAGCGGGGAGAAGCGCGGGTCGTGGGTGGCGGCCGGGTCGCCGATGCGCTCGCGCAGCCGGGCGAGGAGCGCGGTCAGCCAGCTGTCCACGCCCGGCAGCCCGGCCATGCTGTCGGTGAGCTCGGCGGAGGTGGTCGAGGAGGTCGCGAAGGGCACCCCGAGCCGTTCGGCGACCAGCGCACCCGCCACCGTCTGCTGGTCGGCGACGACCAGGTCCGGCCGGAAGGCGGTGATCGCCGCCGCCACCCCGGGCGCCATCGCCTCGGCGAGCGGGCCCAGGAAGTCGGCCCACAGGAACTTGAGCGCCGCGACCCCGCGCAGTTGCGGCGGGCGCCCGGCGAGGTGGTCGGGCCCGGCGCACCCGTACACCCGGGGCCGCTCCCCCGCCAGCCGCTCGACGATCGCGGGCCGCCCCGCCCAGGCCACCTCGTGGCCGCGCGCGGCCAGCTCCGCGGCCACGGCGGCGGCCGGGTTGATGTGCCCGGTCAGCGGCGGCACGACGAACAGGAAGCGGCTCACCGGACCGGCCCCGCGCCGCGCGGCCCGGACGGCGGCCCCGCCGCGCCCGGGACCGCGGCGTGTTCGCGGACCCAGTCCAGGGCGAGCCGTCCGACCGCCCCGGACGCCTCCACCAGGACGGAGTGCTTCTGCCCCGGCACCACCGCGACCCGGCAGTGCGGCAGCAGCGCGCTGAGCCGGGCGGACTCGGCGGCCACCAGGCCCTCCTGGCCGTTGACCAGGAGCACCGGGCAGCGCACCGCGCCCAGTTGCGCGTCGGTGAGGACCCGTCCGGTGGGCATGTCCTCGGCGATGGTGGTGGAGCGCACCAGGCGGGCCGCCGCCCGGCCGAGCCTGCGGATGTGGGCGTCGTGGCGGGCGTCGCCGGTGCGGGTCGAGGAGAGCGTCCCGTACTGCTGGGTGAACCAGAGCAGCGCCTCGTCGTCGTCCATGGTGCCCGCCTGGCGCAGGGCCGACGTCATGGTGTCGGACCAGGACCGGCTGGCGGGCCCCGACTCGACGACGGTGACGCTGGCGACCCGCTCGGGCCGGTGCACCACGAAGTCCAGGGCGACGGTGCCGCCGAAGGAGTTGCCGACGAGGTGGACGGGGTCGGTGATGCCGAGCCCGTCGAGCAGGGCGTCGAGGTCGGCGGTGAACTGGTCGAGCGCGTAGCCGCTCGGCGGGCGCTCGCTGCGGCCGTGCCCGCGCAGGTCGTACATGACGGCGTCGAAACCGGCCTCGGCGAACCGGGGGCCGAGGGTGAAGTAGTAGCTGGCGAGGCTGTCGATGAAGGCGCCGTGCACGAACACCACGGTGGCGTGAGGCTGTTGGCGGGGCGGTCGCAGCCGCTGGACGTGCAGGCCGAGCCCGTTGGCGCGGATCATGACCATGGGCGGGCTCCGGCTTCGGGGGCAGCGCCGAGGGCGTGCCGCACATGGTCGACGAGCCGCCCCACGGAGAGCGCGATGACCTCGTCGATCTCCAGACCGGCCACGAACTCGGCGAAGTTGACCTGTTCGCCGTACCGCTCCTGGAGGTGGCCGGAGAGCATGACGAGGTCGATGCTCTCCAGCTCCAGGTCGTCGCCGAAGAGGGTCTCGGGGCGGATGTCGGCGGGGTCGGGGGCGTATTCGCCGAGGACCTCCACGATCAGGGCGGCGATCTCGGCGAGGACGGTCTCCTCGTCCGGCGGCGCCAGCGGGGCGGGGCCGGGCGGCCGTTCGCTGGTGGTCACGGGGTGCTCTCCTTGAGGGTCGTCGCAGTCGTGGTCCAGGCCACGACATGGGTGGGGTCGACGAGGGTGCAGTGGACGTGGTGGCGGCGGCCCCCGGCGGTGACGGAGAGGTCGCCGGGTCCGGCCGCCGTGACCTCGAAGGCGTGCGGGCGCCCGCCGAACCCGGTGCCCGCCGCCTTGGCCGCGGCCTCCTTGGCGGCCCAGAACCGGGTGAACCACACGGCCTCCGGCTCCCCGGTCCGGGCCGCGGTCCCGGCGAGGAGGGCGCGTTCGCGGGGGCCGAGGGCGGTGCGCAGGGTCCCGGGGTCGCGGTCGGCGATCGCCTCCACGTCGATGCCGACGGCGCCGCCCGGGCCGGACGGGCGCACCAGGGCGACCGCCAGGTCTCCCCGGTGGGCGAGGGAGAGGTCGAGGGCGGGCAGCACGCGGCCGTGCGTGCCCCTGGCGTACGGGCGGCCCGACTCCTCGTTGGCGATCTCGATCTCGGCCGGGAACACCCCGCCCTCGCCGTGCGCCCACAGCCACTGGCGCACGGCGTCCTTGGCCGCGATCCGCCCCAGCAGCCACTGCCGCCGCCCGCGCGGTGGCCGCGCCGCGTACGACTCCCGCTCGGCGCGGCCCAGTTGCATCCGGGTGAGCAGATCGCGCGAGGCCGGGTCGGGCCAGGCGTCCCGGAGCAGGCACCAGCCGCCGGGCCGGGGCTCGGCCAGGGCCCGGTGTTCGGGGTACCCGCCGGCGCGGCGGGCGTCGAGCCCGGAGAAGCGGCGGTCGCGCCAGCCGGAGAGCTCCGCCCACACGGTCCCGTCGGGCAGGGTCAGCCGGACGTCGGCGAGGACGGTGTCGTCGGTGAGCGAGGTGATCACGGCGTGGCACTCGACGGGGGTTCCGGCGGGCGGGTGCGGCGCGTGGAAGCGGGCGGCTTCCAGGGCCACGGGGAAGACCACGGTCCGGGCGGGTCTGCTCGACATCACCCAGTAGCCGATGAGCTGGCCCACGTTGTCGAGCAGCGCGCCGGGCGCGGCCGGCGCGGTGATCGTGCCCCGGACGTGGCGCGGCCCGATCCCGGTGAGCGCGGTCACGCCCCGGTAGGCGGGCCCGTGGAACATCCACCGGTCCTCGTACAGCTGCCCCGCGGTGATCTCCGGGGCGCGCTCGCCCTCCACGGCGGGCGGCGGCGCGGTCGGCGGGGCCGGGTAGGCGGGCGCGAGCCGCACGGACGCCCGGGCGTAGGACCCGAACGCCACGGCCATCCGGTCCGGTCCGTCGGGCCGCGCGGTGACCGTGACGTCGACGGCCGGGAGCGCGGTCACCCACTTCTCCAGGCGTACGTCGTGGGCGGCCACGGCGTACCGTCCGGGCGCGGCCTGTTCGGCGGCGGCCATCAGATGGTGCAGGACGGTGGTGGCGGGCACCACGGGGTGCCGGTCGGCGAGCTCCGGCCAGCCGGGCCGCTGCGGGAAGAAGCAGTGGTCCAGGAGGTGCGGCATGGCCTCGGTGGACACCCTCAGCCGGGTGTGCCGCTCGGCCGGGGCGTCCGCCGCCGCCAGCACGGCCGTGACGCCGGCGGCGGTCTCGGCGAGCAGTGCGTCGAGCTCGGCCGCGACGGGGAACCGGCGGATGACGTCCTCACCCAACCGTCCGATGGTTGAAGGGGGTTGGTCCGTACGGGGAGCGAGCTCGGCCCGCAGTTCGCGCAGGGCGGCCGGGTCCAGGGCGACGAGCCCGGCGCCCAGGTCCAGGGGGACGGGGCGGCCCGAGGCCGCCGGGGCCGGTGCGGGCCCCGATGCCGACGGCCCCGGCAGGGCGGCGTCCGACACGGCGTACCCCTCGGCCCACAGCCCCGTCGCCACCCGGCGCAGCTGGGCGAGCCCGCCGCGCCTGGGCGAGTCGGCCGCCAGGGCCAGATGGTCGCGGGACCCCAGGGTGTCGCCGATCAGGGACGTCAACTGCCCGGTGCCGAGCTGGACGAAGGCGCGGAAGCCCGCCGCGTACAGCGCCTCGACGAGCTCCCGGAACCGCACCGGCTCCAGCAGATGGCGTACGAACAGGGCCCGCACCGCGTCCGGGGCGAGCGGGAAGGGGGACGCGGTGGTGCCGGACCAGACCGGGACCCGGGGCGGGCGGATGTCCGCCGCGTCCACGCCCTCCCGGATCGGCCCGAGGTAGGGCGCCAGCATCGGGGTGTGGAAGCCGGAGCGGAACGGCAGCACCTGGCACACCACGTGCTCGGCCCGCAGCCTCGCCACGAACTCCGCGACCGGCGCCTGCGGCCCGCACACCATCGACTGGTTAGGGGAGTTGTCGTGCGACAGGACGAGGTCGGTGCGGCCCGCGAGCGCGGCCCTCACCCGCCGCGCGGGGGCGCCGATCGCCGCGAACGTCAGGGGCGGCACCCGCAGCGAGTCGGGGTCGACGGCCGCGAAGAACGCGTCCGCGCGGTCGGCCGCGAACACCCCGCCCGCGATCATCGCCGCCCATTCGCCGACGCTGTGCCCGGCCACCGCGTCCGGCCGCACCCCCATCGCCCGCAGGGCCTCGTCCAGGACCCGGGCGACCCGCAGCACCCCGAGGCCGTGCCGGGCCAGATCGGTGGTCCCGGTGTGGCTGCGGCCGGGCAGCCGCAGCCCGAAGTGCTCGGCCACCTCGTCCGCCCGCGGCGCGAACTCGGCCTCCAGGCCAGGGAAGACGAAGGCCAGGCGCCCCGCACCGGACGCCCCCAGCAGTGGCGGCCCCGGTGCGAACCACACATCGCCCCGGCCGCGCCAGGGACGGCCCTGGGCGAGCGCCCGGCGGGCCAGGGCGAGCCGTTTGGCGGTCGGGTCCACGACGCCCAGGCGCACGGCGGCCCCGGCCGCCGGGTGCGCGTCGGCGCCGTGCTCCCGTACGGAAGGGTCGGATCCGTCGAGCAGCCGCGCCAGGTCCTCGGTGGTCGCGGCGGCCAGGCGCAGCACCCGCTCGGGTTCGTGGACGGCGGCGCGGCGCGGGACGGGGGCGGCGGCCGGTGGCTGTTCGAGGACGACATGGGCGTTGATCCCGCCGAAGCCGAACGCGTTCACGGCGGCCCGGCGCAGCGGGGCGTCCCAGGGGCGGGCGGAAGCGGCCGGGCGGAAGCGGGTGCGGGCGAGGTCCGGGTGCGGTTCCTCGCAGTGCAGGGTGGGCGGCAGGGTGGCGTGGTGGACGGCGAGGGCGGCCTTGACCAGTCCGGCGACGCCCGCGGCGGGCATGCAGTGGCCGATCATCGACTTCACCGAGCCGATGGGCACGGGCGGCTCCGCCCCGTCGGCGCCGGGCGGCCCGAACACCTCGGCCAGGGTGGCCAGTTCGGCCGTGTCGCCCGCCGGGGTGCCGGTGCCGTGGGCCTCCAGGAGGCCGAGCGCGCCGGGGGCGCGCGGGTCGAGCCCGGCCGCCCGCCACGCCTGCCGGACGGCGCGGGCCTGCCCGCCGGGGTCGGGGTTCATCAGCCCGGCGGCACGGCCGTCGCCCGCGACGCCGGTGCCGCGGACCACCGCGTAGATCCGGTCGCCGTCGCGTTCGGCGTCGGCGAGGCGCTTGAGGACGACCACACCGGTGCCCTCCCCGATGAGGATGCCGTCGGCCGCCGCGTGGAAGGGGCGGCTCCGCTGGCTCGGGGAGAGCGCGCGCAGCTGGGCGAAGACGCTCCACAGCGTGATGTCGTGGCAGTGGTGGACCCCGCCCGCGAGCATCAGGTCGCAGCGGCCCGAGGCCAGTTCGGCCACCGCCTGGTCGACGGCGACCAGCGAGGAGGCGCAGGCCGCGTCCACGGTGTAGGCGGGCCCGCGCAGGTCGAGGCGGTGGGCGATGCGGGAGGCGGCGAGGTTGGGGACGAGCCCGATGGCCGCCTCGGGGTGCGCGGGGCCCAGGGTGCGGGTGAACGCCTCCCGGACCCGGTCGAGCTGATCGGGTCCGAGGTGCGGCAGCAGCTCCCCGAGCGTGCGCGTCAACTGGTGTGCGGTGCGCACCCGTTGGTCGAGCCGGGCCAGGCCGGGGCCGAGGTAGCCGCCCCGGCCGAGGACCACGCCGACCCGGCCCCGGTCGGGCAGCCGCTCCTCGCCGCCCGCGTCGGCCACCGCGCGGGCGGCCACGGAGA includes:
- a CDS encoding ATP-dependent DNA ligase, which produces MDLPVMPPLKPMLAKSVAKIPPGMQYEAKWDGFRAIVHRDGAEIVIGSRNGKPLTRYFPELAGALAERLPPRCVLDGEIVIVHGGRLDFDRLTERIHPAASRVRLLAEQTPASFVAFDLLALADASLLDTPLAERRAALARVLAGVTPPVHLAPATTDIEEAREWFDRYEGAGLDGVVAKPLDLRYRPDARLMYKIKHERTADAVVAGYRFHKSGPVIGSLLLGLYDDTGALQHVGVCAAFPMKRRAELVEELAPLLMDDPVGGGHPWAAWLEAAAHEGARLPGAQSRWTGKKDLSWVALRPERVCEVAYDHMEGDRFRHTAQFRRWRPDRDPGGCTYAQLEEPVGYDLSEVLSGG
- a CDS encoding class I SAM-dependent methyltransferase; its protein translation is MPDSERIAELRPAYREELARGTGRFFLPPRTDCPWCLGPGLRRKLRTTDLIQGKPGEFVLDECTGCGHVFQNPRLSQDGLDFYYRDFYDGLGAETTAKMFEGSGSRKRFRASARALRRLARPRRWLDVGTSLGHFCATAREELPDTAFDGLDLGEGVELAAKEGRIEQAYRGLFTELAQGMAGRYDVVSMFHYLEHTPDPHGELVAAHAALAPGGHLLIEVPDPESLSGRLLGRYWLPWFQPQHLNMIPRRNLCRRLRSLGFTVVVAERRDAHIPADLVCAAWFLFDRLLPRDDAPWRAGRPGRGARAARVALVWAALPFLLAVYGLDRLLNPLVRRGRFANAYRVIARRDG
- a CDS encoding glycosyltransferase; this encodes MSRFLFVVPPLTGHINPAAAVAAELAARGHEVAWAGRPAIVERLAGERPRVYGCAGPDHLAGRPPQLRGVAALKFLWADFLGPLAEAMAPGVAAAITAFRPDLVVADQQTVAGALVAERLGVPFATSSTTSAELTDSMAGLPGVDSWLTALLARLRERIGDPAATHDPRFSPLLTLAFTTPELTGPCLTPGTVLRFVGPALAGRRAPAGDFPWRWLDLAPGTAPVLITLGTANADAGARFLAESVAAVRARAGRLRAVVCDPGGLLGAVAPGPDVLVRPSLPQVALLERMAAVVCHAGHNTVTESLWHGVPLVVAPIRDDQPVVAAQVVGAGAGVRVKFARAGRERIGAALDAVVTDPAYRDAARRIRDAFRAAGGESAAAAHLEELAAAPGPAARTGAMTPLPPTEGHAHAGQ
- a CDS encoding alpha/beta fold hydrolase; protein product: MVMIRANGLGLHVQRLRPPRQQPHATVVFVHGAFIDSLASYYFTLGPRFAEAGFDAVMYDLRGHGRSERPPSGYALDQFTADLDALLDGLGITDPVHLVGNSFGGTVALDFVVHRPERVASVTVVESGPASRSWSDTMTSALRQAGTMDDDEALLWFTQQYGTLSSTRTGDARHDAHIRRLGRAAARLVRSTTIAEDMPTGRVLTDAQLGAVRCPVLLVNGQEGLVAAESARLSALLPHCRVAVVPGQKHSVLVEASGAVGRLALDWVREHAAVPGAAGPPSGPRGAGPVR
- a CDS encoding phosphopantetheine-binding protein — its product is MTTSERPPGPAPLAPPDEETVLAEIAALIVEVLGEYAPDPADIRPETLFGDDLELESIDLVMLSGHLQERYGEQVNFAEFVAGLEIDEVIALSVGRLVDHVRHALGAAPEAGARPWS
- a CDS encoding beta-ketoacyl synthase N-terminal-like domain-containing protein; this translates as MAEPNGTTARQMPVAIVGMAVLLPGARDLDAYWRNLVDGVDAIGEVPEGRWDAEYYAPDAADRAADRVYCRRGGFVDGLAGIDAARFGIMPNSVADTEPDQLIALSVAARAVADAGGEERLPDRGRVGVVLGRGGYLGPGLARLDQRVRTAHQLTRTLGELLPHLGPDQLDRVREAFTRTLGPAHPEAAIGLVPNLAASRIAHRLDLRGPAYTVDAACASSLVAVDQAVAELASGRCDLMLAGGVHHCHDITLWSVFAQLRALSPSQRSRPFHAAADGILIGEGTGVVVLKRLADAERDGDRIYAVVRGTGVAGDGRAAGLMNPDPGGQARAVRQAWRAAGLDPRAPGALGLLEAHGTGTPAGDTAELATLAEVFGPPGADGAEPPVPIGSVKSMIGHCMPAAGVAGLVKAALAVHHATLPPTLHCEEPHPDLARTRFRPAASARPWDAPLRRAAVNAFGFGGINAHVVLEQPPAAAPVPRRAAVHEPERVLRLAAATTEDLARLLDGSDPSVREHGADAHPAAGAAVRLGVVDPTAKRLALARRALAQGRPWRGRGDVWFAPGPPLLGASGAGRLAFVFPGLEAEFAPRADEVAEHFGLRLPGRSHTGTTDLARHGLGVLRVARVLDEALRAMGVRPDAVAGHSVGEWAAMIAGGVFAADRADAFFAAVDPDSLRVPPLTFAAIGAPARRVRAALAGRTDLVLSHDNSPNQSMVCGPQAPVAEFVARLRAEHVVCQVLPFRSGFHTPMLAPYLGPIREGVDAADIRPPRVPVWSGTTASPFPLAPDAVRALFVRHLLEPVRFRELVEALYAAGFRAFVQLGTGQLTSLIGDTLGSRDHLALAADSPRRGGLAQLRRVATGLWAEGYAVSDAALPGPSASGPAPAPAASGRPVPLDLGAGLVALDPAALRELRAELAPRTDQPPSTIGRLGEDVIRRFPVAAELDALLAETAAGVTAVLAAADAPAERHTRLRVSTEAMPHLLDHCFFPQRPGWPELADRHPVVPATTVLHHLMAAAEQAAPGRYAVAAHDVRLEKWVTALPAVDVTVTARPDGPDRMAVAFGSYARASVRLAPAYPAPPTAPPPAVEGERAPEITAGQLYEDRWMFHGPAYRGVTALTGIGPRHVRGTITAPAAPGALLDNVGQLIGYWVMSSRPARTVVFPVALEAARFHAPHPPAGTPVECHAVITSLTDDTVLADVRLTLPDGTVWAELSGWRDRRFSGLDARRAGGYPEHRALAEPRPGGWCLLRDAWPDPASRDLLTRMQLGRAERESYAARPPRGRRQWLLGRIAAKDAVRQWLWAHGEGGVFPAEIEIANEESGRPYARGTHGRVLPALDLSLAHRGDLAVALVRPSGPGGAVGIDVEAIADRDPGTLRTALGPRERALLAGTAARTGEPEAVWFTRFWAAKEAAAKAAGTGFGGRPHAFEVTAAGPGDLSVTAGGRRHHVHCTLVDPTHVVAWTTTATTLKESTP